The following nucleotide sequence is from Apium graveolens cultivar Ventura chromosome 4, ASM990537v1, whole genome shotgun sequence.
AATTTACATGTAATttataatatcaaacatagtcatgagtgattttgttggattcgtatttatgagtactttaatataatgaagtttttatatttaatattaatatgaaattaaaaatattaacaataaaaaatgtgcatgcaaacgtgtccaacacaaataggAAACGTTTTTAGAGAGGGATGGAGTATTATTTGCATTGCTTGCTAGAACGTACGCAGGGTTAAATGGCGTTTTGGTCACTCAAGTGACCACTAACTTTCACTTGGGTCATCGAACTCAAAAAGCTGTCAGTCAACTGATCGTACTCATAAAAATTTTCAATCAAGTCACTACCCGTTAGTGTCGTTAAGTTTTGGACGGAAAGCTGAATCAGCAAGTGACATGGCTTCCACGTCATGTGACCGTTGTACCCGCCCAGACCATTTAAAACCCATAAATTAAAACCCATAACCCATATTCACTACTTCTCTTCTTCTTCAGTTTATTTTCTTGCAATTAGGGTTCTTTCTTTTACCCTTCTTTCTACCATGTCCACTTCCAAAAGCTCCACAGCCTCAGCCCCATCTGTGAACAATTCATTTAACTCGTATAGAATCCATAAAAACAACTTCGGTGTCGATCATGGATATGATAATATTAAATGTaagtgtgatattgtatcaccCCTTCAAGAAGCTTGGAAAGAAGGTACTCAAGATCCGGGTCGGAGGTTTTTTGGCTGCAAGAACTATAGGGATCCCTGCAAGAAGTGCAATTTTTTTTATGGGCTGATCCACCCTACACTGACAGAGCCCGAGAAGTTATACATGGATTGAAGGAAAAATTGAAGATGAAAGATGTCGAATTGGCTAAAATCAAGCAAGAGTTGAGTTTCGTAGAAAGGAAAATGTTAGTAATTGATGAAGAGCGTATGGCAATGCAAAAAAAGATGGACGACGTAACAGAAATGGTGAAGGAAAAAGCTCATTTCAGAACGAAGAAGATGCTATGCTTTGTTATCTTAGTTTGTTTTGTGGTTATGTTCTTTAAGTAATGTTAATGATGTAACATTTATGTCAGAATTAGTGAATGTAATGTTATGGATGTTATTGTTTATGTTTTTATGAATGAAATGTTTATGTTTATGTGATAGTATAACATTGAGATGTTCGAAATAAACACAGTGCCAAAGTTATATATTAAGACCAGAAGATTAATCCATAGTGCGTACATAGAGTTATACTACATAAATAGTAGTTCAATGTCACAAAtgacaagagtttaaagtactcAAATGGTTCTAACTTTGGCATAAGTAATTCATCTATTTTTTTCTTGGGTGTGGCAGTCCTGCTACTCTCTTTCTTGGAGTTGATTTTTTCATTTGTCCCACTGCACTTGTTGGAGGTTTGTTTCTAACTGGTGGATTAGTCACAGTTGGAGTGGTCATGGGTGGAGTGCTAACAGGTGGAGTATTGCCGGTGCTCATTTGTCCCATATGCTTCCTCAACCCCGGATTTGGCATCTACAATATAAATAAAAAATGTATTAAACAAACCATTGATATAAACTTATGTTAAACATTTATCAACATAAACTGATGTAACTTACAAATTTCATAAAACTGCTGGTAGTTTCCTTAGGCTATGATTTCTGGATTGAGGCCTCCAATTCATCGAGTCCTTGTGTTTGTTCCTGTTCTCTCAAGATCTCATCCATCATATCATTTTCACCTGTTGTTTCCTCTCTCCCCTGCCTCTCCAGTTCTTCCATAACTTCATCTTCTGCAGTTTGTTCATTCTTTGTCTTCTTTCCCCTGTTCCTCTTCTTTGAATTCTCTGGGAACTTATCTTTATTTGGACATTTACCCCTTTTGTGGCCAGCTTCTCTGCACAGACCACAATGCATAACTCTACCCTCATAGCTAACTCTTACCTTCTTACCACTGGACACAACACCCTCCCAACCCTCTCTCCTTCTCATCTTTTTGGGTCTGCCTTTTAGTTTTTTTTAATTAGTGGAGATAACACCAAGTCACCCTCCACATCTTCCCAAAAATCTTCCCCCCTTATCACATCCAAACAGTATGAATAAGTCTACATATATGTTTCCTTTAAATAACATGAGTGAACATAATCAATGGGATTCTTTCTAGCCTCTTGAATTGCAGTAACACCATGACAACAGGGTATACCTAACAAATCCCAGACTCTACAAGAACAGGTCCTTCTTTGCAGATTAACTGAACAAGATGTGCCCCTACCCTTTCAACATAAGTCTCCCTACCATCCCACAGAACAGTAAGCCCACATGATTCCTTAATTGCTTCATCTAAAATTTGTTTAGCTTTTGGAATAATAACAATATCTTGTCTTGACATAAGTTTGGAATAATAACAAATTTGTTCAGGCTTGGTAAAGGATGCATAAGTAAGATTTGACCTCTGATACTAGTATATTGCTCATTGAGCCCCATGAGAAATTGAGTGCGTTAAATGGACTGATCATGAGCCTCAAGTTTGGCATTGATGGTACAAGTACAATATTTATAGGTACATCTAGGTCCAGCAGACAAGCAATCTAACTCATTATGAATTGTCTTAAATTTCGTGAAATAAGCAGCAACAGACAATGTACTTTGTGTAAGGTGAGATTTCTATTTCCTGAGACTAAAGAGTTTAGGCACATTTGTTTGTGCATACCTGACCTGTAAGTCATCCCAAATTGCTATTGCAGATCTCATGTAGACTATACTGTTCCGTATATTGATGGAGACAGAGTTGAGTATCCAAGATGTGACCATATTGTTGCATCTAAGCCAGTGTGTAAGTAAAGGAGAATTGGCAGTAGGTTGCACATATTTGCCATCAACAAAACCAATTTTCAACTTAGAAGCTAATGCTATTTCCATGGATCTTTTCCACTGACTATAATTTTGCTCATCAAGAATTACAGTAGTTAAGATCATTCCTGGATTATTCGAAGGATGAAGATAGTAAGGATGATTAACATCAAGACTAGATTATGTGGATGTAGATGTCGATCCCATGATTGCAGCGGAATATGAAGATACAGTAGAGGTCATAGACTCATCAATATGTATATATGAACAATATatattcaaaactctttgaagCAATTAATCAAACAGTTGATGTGCACTAGAACAAACACAATTTTTAATGACACAATTAACAGATATGTCTAACTCTAATGATGAACAACACAGAAACAGACGATGACAAGATCAAAAGAAAGAGATATAGACAAACTCATATGTACACCATCACCAAAGGCATTGATCATCATTGATGCACAGATTCAAGCTTTTCTTCAGAGAAGAAACAAGTTTATACTCGCAAAGTCACTGCCTTGTCAGATTGAAGCTATtcaacctggctctgataccatgtcaCAAGTATAAACTCTCTCTCTAATAATTGTTCTATATTGTATATTGCCAAGAAGATGAAGTTACATATAGTATTTTTATATCTACATTAGTGATGCTgaaatgaagatgaagaaaaCAAGATCATGATATGAATCTATCTTGCTGAACTCTATTATACATCTTATATCTTCTAACTAACTAATTGCTTTTCCCGCTTCTTTTTCTGTTTGACTTTGTCCAGCTGTACTTTGACCATCTTATATTTTCTAACTAACTAATTGCTTTTCCCGCTTCTTTTTCTGTTTGACTTTGTCCAACTATACTTTGACTGAATTCTCCTGAATTGGCCTTACTTGCCACCTCTGCATCTATATATCTAACAACCTTGAGGTCTGTGGAAATCGTCTTTGTTTGCTAGAGAAGTATTATCTGACCGAAGTCTAGATTTATATTGACTGGAAATCGTCTTTGTTTGCtagagaagtattatctggcCGAAGTCTAGATTTATAGTCTCGTGGCATACAAACTAATGTTTTCAGCAACCATTTCTGTCCTGAGTGAGTGTCAGTGGCATTTCTGGTTAGTTACATAAATACCTTGGCTCCAGTCAATAACTATAACCGTAGTTTCTCTCGTAAAACTCAAAACTGTTAGAAATCCTTCAATATTTAATGACAATCTTACCAAAGCAAATCGATCAGAACAGGGTCAATTGTATTCACCTGCATTCAGTTAAAGTCATTGAGCGATGCTTTCATATAAGCGAAAAATGAATATTCATTATTTCCTTAACACTTTTAAGATATTGAAACTTGCACATTTGATGTTCATATTCTGGAATGAAAATAGGAAGTAGGGTGTTCATGTCGGATTGGTCGGGTCGCAGGCGTTTTTAGAAACCGATCAAATTACTTTAGTTTGAAAATTTTTAACCCAACCAATTTAAGTCGGTTTGGTCAAAAAATTCTAGAACTCGTACCCAACCCATTTAttctaatatttttttaaatcGATCAAATTTTTTAAACCTGTTTGAACGGCGGAAAAGAGGTCGGGGTTCGATTTGATCGGGTTGATCAACCCATGAACACCTCTAATATGTCATATTACGATTTGTTGCAAACAAACTGCTCCCAAACATAAAAACGTTCTCCGTAacattaatatatattattcataCTGGCATattgggccttatttttcatcacaTGACATTTTTTTATCATAGCTCAAAAACTGAGTTGGTATTTGGGCTGCTGAGTTGTGGGATTGAAAAGCCCAAAATGTTTCTCAGTCTCTGCATCTCccttgatgttttcatcaaacATTGCAAATAAGTAAGTTTCTATAGGTTTCCCTGGCCTCTTTGGTGTGCCATTTCCTCTCACGTGATTGATCAAGTTCCTATAATAAGTTCCTGCATTTTGTACACTTGCCTCTCTACCACCTGCAGAAGGCCATCCACTCTCTGACACAACAATCTCGACGTTCCGACCCCCAGATCTCTCAACAGCCGAATACAAAGTGTCTAGCAATGCATCAAAAAGGTTCCTGTATTGACGACTACCAACAGGATCCGTTACGACCACATTCGGTGCTGTAAACAGAGCGTATTGAAGATCGCTCTGAGGAGTCCCAATGTGGCTAAAATAAGGGTAAATGTTTGCTAGCAGTGGCAAATTATTTTGGGCTAAAAACCGAATGATCGGTTCAATGAACCCTTTCGCATTATCTTTGAACGAACCCTGTGACGGAGGAAATCCATCGGTGACACCTGAGTACGTAGCGGTGGAAACCTTAATTTGATTTTGCAGTCCTGCTGCTACAATCGCATTATGCACATTTCTCATGGCGGTGAGGACAAGATTTACGTACCGCGAAGTACCCCCATTGTTAGGATCCACTTCATTCCCGACAGCAATGTAACGAAATCTGACTCCTGGTAGGTAATTTTGGATGTTATTCCGAACCCATGTTCTTGCTCCAGCAGGATCTTGCAGTGATTGAAGCTGCGTGTTTGGCACGTCAAGAATGATTTCGATGTTCGATCCTCTAAGAGCTTGAAGTGCTGGCTGAACAGGATCGTAAAGTCTCATTCTTCGAATACCTTTGGCTCTGAACAAATTAATCGTTGCCTGTGCGTTTGGCAAATTATTTCCATTTCTCCCGTAACACACACCTACAGATTGCGCTCCTGTCAATTAAAATGCAGCTAGTAATTAGTATTTTACTATCATATATTATAAGCAATACTTTACAACGGAGAGAATTAAACCTGTTGTCTGAAAGCCAAGCACGAAGATCTCAAATAAAAGAAACACAAATTGCATACAACTCAGTTTCGACATTGAAAATGTAGTTTAGAAAGGTACTTAGAAGTTCAAATGTTGGCTGTATTAGTTTAAACAATCTTACTGCACTTATATAGTGTAAAGTCCCATAGCTATTGAAGACTTGC
It contains:
- the LOC141721592 gene encoding glucan endo-1,3-beta-glucosidase-like; protein product: MSKLSCMQFVFLLFEIFVLGFQTTGAQSVGVCYGRNGNNLPNAQATINLFRAKGIRRMRLYDPVQPALQALRGSNIEIILDVPNTQLQSLQDPAGARTWVRNNIQNYLPGVRFRYIAVGNEVDPNNGGTSRYVNLVLTAMRNVHNAIVAAGLQNQIKVSTATYSGVTDGFPPSQGSFKDNAKGFIEPIIRFLAQNNLPLLANIYPYFSHIGTPQSDLQYALFTAPNVVVTDPVGSRQYRNLFDALLDTLYSAVERSGGRNVEIVVSESGWPSAGGREASVQNAGTYYRNLINHVRGNGTPKRPGKPIETYLFAMFDENIKGDAETEKHFGLFNPTTQQPKYQLSF